Proteins from a single region of Pseudomonas ekonensis:
- the lpxO gene encoding lipid A hydroxylase LpxO, whose product MKLIIAAVYVISIAYVHLRGRVRHKLGRQLSDHSTFLAPVNCFLYLFSKMPNKPYLNPADFPDLSPLQAHWEEIREEGQNLLRAGEIKRSNQYDDVGFNSFFKTGWKRFYLKWYGDSHPSAMKLCPRTTELVQSIGSIKAAMFAELPPGSKLVRHRDPYAGSYRYHLGLETPNDAGCYINVDGENYHWRDGEAVMFDETYIHYAENTTDQNRIILFCDIERPMKYRWAAAFNSWFSRTVMSAAGAPNDAGDRTGGINRLFTRIYKVRLRGKELKKRNRARYYMEKWAIFGGLLAIFILI is encoded by the coding sequence GTGAAACTCATCATTGCCGCTGTATATGTCATTTCCATTGCATACGTTCACCTGCGTGGCCGCGTGCGCCACAAGCTCGGCCGCCAGCTCAGCGACCACTCGACGTTTCTGGCGCCGGTCAACTGCTTCCTTTATCTGTTCTCCAAGATGCCCAACAAGCCTTACCTCAATCCGGCGGACTTTCCGGACCTGAGCCCGTTGCAGGCCCATTGGGAAGAAATCCGCGAGGAAGGTCAGAACCTTCTGCGCGCCGGTGAGATCAAGCGCTCGAACCAGTACGACGACGTCGGTTTCAACTCCTTCTTCAAGACCGGCTGGAAGCGCTTCTACCTGAAGTGGTACGGCGACAGCCACCCGTCGGCCATGAAACTGTGCCCACGCACCACAGAACTGGTGCAGAGCATCGGTTCGATCAAGGCGGCGATGTTCGCCGAGCTGCCGCCGGGCTCCAAACTGGTGCGCCACCGCGACCCGTACGCCGGTTCCTACCGCTATCACCTGGGCCTGGAAACGCCTAACGACGCCGGCTGCTACATCAACGTCGACGGCGAGAACTACCACTGGCGCGACGGCGAAGCGGTGATGTTCGACGAGACCTACATCCACTACGCCGAAAACACCACCGACCAGAACCGCATCATCCTGTTCTGCGACATCGAACGTCCGATGAAGTACCGCTGGGCGGCGGCGTTCAACAGCTGGTTCAGCCGCACCGTGATGTCGGCGGCCGGCGCGCCGAACGACGCGGGCGACCGCACCGGCGGGATCAACCGCCTGTTCACCAGGATCTACAAAGTGCGCCTGCGCGGCAAGGAACTGAAAAAACGCAACCGTGCGCGGTACTACATGGAAAAGTGGGCGATCTTCGGTGGTCTGCTGGCGATCTTCATTCTGATCTGA
- a CDS encoding PQQ-dependent sugar dehydrogenase, giving the protein MLRKTLLAGLCAGALASFTLPATAAPVKELQSEQGTLQVTTIAQGLEHPWALAFLPDGHGMLVTERPGNLRRVSADGKVSAPISGTPSVWAKGQGGLLDVALSPSFKEDRLVYLSYAEGGGAGDKAGTAVGRGRLSGDMTTLNNFQVIFRQEPKLSVGNHFGSRLVFDRDGFLFITLGENNDRPTAQDLDKLQGKIVRLYPDGKVPDDNPFVGQSGVRPEIWSYGHRNPQGAALNPWSGTLWENEHGPRGGDEVNIIERGKNYGWPLATHGINYSMQPIPEAKGKTAEGTVGPHHVWEKSPGVTGLAFYDADRFKAWQHSAFIGALVGQALIRLQFDGDRVVHEERLLGELKQRIRDVRQGPDGYLYVLTDETDGSLYKVGLK; this is encoded by the coding sequence ATGTTGCGTAAAACCCTGTTGGCCGGCCTCTGCGCCGGTGCATTGGCGAGTTTCACCCTCCCGGCGACCGCTGCGCCCGTGAAGGAACTGCAGAGCGAGCAGGGCACCCTGCAAGTCACCACCATTGCCCAAGGCCTGGAACACCCTTGGGCGCTGGCGTTCCTGCCGGACGGCCACGGCATGCTGGTGACCGAGCGTCCCGGCAACCTGCGGCGGGTGAGTGCGGACGGCAAGGTGTCTGCGCCGATCAGCGGCACGCCCAGCGTTTGGGCCAAGGGGCAGGGCGGGCTGCTGGACGTGGCGCTGTCGCCGTCGTTCAAGGAGGACCGGCTTGTGTACCTGTCCTACGCCGAGGGCGGCGGTGCCGGCGACAAAGCGGGAACGGCGGTCGGCCGTGGGCGTCTCTCGGGCGACATGACGACGCTGAATAACTTCCAGGTGATCTTCCGCCAAGAGCCCAAGCTGTCGGTCGGCAACCATTTCGGCTCGCGGCTGGTGTTCGACCGCGACGGCTTCCTGTTCATCACCCTGGGCGAAAACAATGACCGGCCGACCGCCCAGGACCTGGACAAGCTGCAAGGCAAGATCGTGCGGCTGTACCCGGACGGCAAGGTGCCGGACGACAATCCCTTCGTCGGTCAGTCCGGCGTGCGGCCGGAGATCTGGTCCTACGGCCACCGCAACCCGCAGGGCGCGGCGCTCAACCCGTGGAGCGGCACGTTGTGGGAAAACGAACACGGCCCGCGCGGGGGCGATGAGGTGAACATCATCGAACGCGGCAAGAACTACGGCTGGCCGCTGGCGACCCACGGCATCAACTACTCGATGCAGCCCATCCCGGAAGCCAAAGGCAAAACCGCCGAGGGCACGGTCGGTCCGCATCATGTCTGGGAGAAGTCACCGGGCGTGACTGGCCTGGCGTTCTACGACGCCGACCGCTTCAAGGCCTGGCAGCACAGCGCGTTCATCGGCGCGCTGGTGGGCCAGGCACTGATCCGCTTGCAGTTCGACGGCGACAGGGTGGTGCACGAAGAGCGCTTGCTGGGCGAGTTGAAACAGCGGATCCGCGACGTGCGGCAAGGGCCGGATGGCTACCTCTACGTGCTGACGGACGAAACGGACGGTTCGCTGTACAAGGTCGGCCTGAAATAG
- a CDS encoding magnesium transporter CorA family protein, with amino-acid sequence MISGFALGHGSLHRVERLDADVMLFSDPDAGERDLLHSHFKLDAHALASALDPDEVSRIEFHPDHLFLIWKRPEKYAGGGSLAFEVSSCGLLFSPGQLLVIATDDTPLHGLGTGRPLNSPLDVLLDLLFNNIHHYLGHLKVIKLVARELQQKFNASMQNQHLMQMFNLSESLIYYINALHSNGAVLTRLRNHAEKQHFGSEALGLIDDLIIENNQCYKQAEIYSTVFSGLIDARGNLMNNSTNSLLRKLTLINVVFLPLNLIASIGGMSEFSMMTAGTPWWVSYPLFLGAMVLAAGGMLLGLRRLAG; translated from the coding sequence ATGATCAGCGGTTTTGCGCTCGGCCATGGATCGTTGCACCGGGTCGAACGGCTCGACGCCGACGTCATGCTGTTCAGCGACCCCGACGCCGGCGAACGGGATCTGCTGCACAGCCACTTCAAGCTCGACGCTCATGCGTTGGCCTCGGCGCTGGACCCGGACGAGGTCTCGCGGATCGAGTTTCACCCGGACCATCTGTTCCTGATCTGGAAACGCCCGGAGAAGTACGCCGGCGGCGGCAGCCTGGCGTTCGAGGTGTCGTCCTGCGGCTTGCTGTTCTCGCCGGGGCAATTGCTGGTGATCGCCACCGACGACACGCCGCTGCACGGCCTGGGCACGGGGCGGCCGCTGAACTCGCCGCTGGACGTGCTGCTCGACCTGCTGTTCAACAACATCCATCACTACCTCGGGCATTTGAAGGTGATCAAACTGGTCGCCCGGGAGCTGCAACAGAAGTTCAACGCCTCGATGCAGAACCAGCACCTGATGCAGATGTTCAACCTCAGCGAAAGCCTGATCTATTACATCAATGCCCTGCACAGCAACGGCGCGGTGCTCACCCGGCTGCGCAACCACGCGGAAAAGCAGCACTTCGGCAGCGAAGCCCTCGGCCTGATCGACGACCTGATCATCGAAAACAACCAGTGCTACAAGCAGGCGGAAATCTACTCGACGGTATTTTCCGGACTGATCGATGCGCGGGGCAACCTGATGAACAACAGCACCAACAGCCTGCTGCGCAAGCTCACGCTGATCAACGTGGTGTTTCTGCCGCTCAACCTGATCGCGAGCATCGGCGGGATGTCCGAATTCAGCATGATGACCGCCGGCACGCCGTGGTGGGTGTCGTACCCGCTGTTTCTCGGGGCGATGGTGCTGGCGGCGGGGGGAATGCTGCTGGGGCTCAGGCGGTTGGCCGGGTGA
- a CDS encoding peptidase C39 family protein, whose amino-acid sequence MNPVFRLATTEDLPALMALETQCFTTDRLTARSFQWMITRAHGQLWVATHAGQLAGYALVLFHRGTSLARLYSIAIAASARGVGLGRQLLQRIEACALEHDCAYLRLEVRTDNPAAIALYESNGYRRFALIHDYYEDHADALRLEKRILQHRDTRSVNVPYYRQTTEFTCGPACLLMAMGALQPGRPLERQEEVQLWREATTVFMTSGHGGCSPQGLALAAWRRGLRVRLHLSMAGPLFLDGVRGEHKKDVMRLVHEVFIAQLRDSDVEQTVGSALDLPRLLEAGGQPLVLISSYRLTRSKSPHWVIVTDCDEEFVYLHDPDVDHSLHRQPIDCQHVPVSHGEFEKMSRFGRGKLRAAVVVFARQE is encoded by the coding sequence ATGAACCCTGTCTTTCGTCTGGCGACAACCGAAGACCTGCCGGCGCTGATGGCGCTGGAGACGCAATGTTTCACCACGGACCGGCTCACTGCCCGCAGCTTTCAGTGGATGATCACCCGCGCCCACGGGCAACTGTGGGTGGCCACGCACGCCGGGCAATTGGCGGGGTATGCGCTGGTGCTGTTTCATCGCGGCACGTCGCTGGCCCGGCTGTATTCCATCGCCATCGCGGCCTCGGCACGGGGTGTCGGGCTGGGCCGGCAACTGCTGCAACGCATCGAGGCTTGCGCGCTGGAGCACGATTGCGCCTACCTGCGGCTGGAAGTGCGCACCGACAACCCGGCGGCCATCGCGCTGTACGAAAGCAACGGCTACCGGCGCTTTGCGCTGATCCACGATTACTACGAGGACCATGCCGACGCGTTGCGCCTGGAAAAGCGCATCCTCCAGCACCGCGACACTCGCAGCGTCAACGTTCCCTATTACCGGCAAACCACGGAATTCACCTGCGGCCCGGCTTGCCTGCTGATGGCCATGGGGGCGTTGCAGCCTGGACGGCCGCTGGAGCGCCAGGAGGAAGTGCAGCTATGGCGCGAGGCGACCACGGTGTTCATGACGTCCGGCCATGGCGGCTGCAGCCCGCAAGGGCTGGCGCTGGCGGCATGGCGCCGGGGCCTTCGGGTGCGCCTGCACCTGAGCATGGCCGGACCGCTGTTCCTCGACGGGGTGCGTGGCGAGCATAAAAAGGACGTCATGCGCCTGGTGCATGAGGTCTTCATCGCGCAATTGCGCGACAGCGATGTCGAACAGACCGTCGGCTCGGCACTGGACCTGCCCCGTTTGCTGGAGGCCGGCGGGCAGCCTCTGGTGCTGATCAGCAGCTACCGCCTGACCCGCTCCAAATCCCCGCACTGGGTGATCGTCACTGATTGCGACGAGGAGTTCGTCTACCTGCACGACCCGGACGTGGATCACAGCCTGCATCGCCAGCCCATCGACTGCCAGCATGTGCCGGTCAGTCATGGCGAGTTCGAGAAAATGAGCCGGTTCGGCCGGGGTAAGCTGCGGGCGGCGGTGGTGGTGTTTGCCCGCCAAGAGTGA
- a CDS encoding RimK family protein, protein MSAVQGHWREVSGQSLPAATYLNPVVATSSRVLIIVERKEDWASYFPSEDIVTAQEYLEQTPGSEPGKRVQVINLCRSYKYLGHGYYCLLLAEARGHRVIPSVKTISELTRKSLYGLALEDLDKTLERALSHHLYSDTEGFTLTLYFGRTHIEPLQDLARQLFEVFPCPILLVEFKRTNGWHIEGIKSGSLHKLRDDQEDQFANALDGFSRKVWRLPRSRQVARYDLAILHDPQEALPPSNARALANFVRVGKGMGIDVELIERKDYARLAEYDGLLIRETTSVDNHTYRFAKKAESEGLVVMDDPASILRCTNKVYLTDLLGSHQLGMPATEILYKERPEDFERVGERLGFPLVLKIPDGCFSRGVIKVESQQALLEATAELFEHSVLLLAQEFFYTEYDWRIGVLNRKPIFACQYFMSKGHWQIYNHKAKGQDVNGECRTLPIHEAPRAVVELAVKTANLIGDGLYGVDLKQAGDKVVVIEVNDNPNLDAGIEDAYLQDDLYSLVLEEFVRRLELKRRGQAW, encoded by the coding sequence ATGTCAGCGGTACAGGGTCATTGGCGCGAAGTATCCGGGCAAAGTTTGCCGGCGGCAACTTATTTAAATCCGGTCGTTGCAACTTCCAGCCGGGTGCTGATCATTGTCGAGCGCAAGGAAGATTGGGCCTCTTACTTCCCCAGCGAAGACATCGTCACCGCCCAGGAATACCTGGAGCAAACCCCCGGCAGCGAGCCGGGCAAGCGGGTGCAGGTGATCAACCTGTGCCGCAGCTACAAGTACCTGGGGCACGGTTATTACTGCTTGCTGTTGGCCGAGGCCCGTGGGCACCGGGTCATCCCGTCGGTGAAGACCATCAGCGAACTGACGCGCAAGTCGCTCTACGGACTGGCGCTGGAAGACCTGGACAAAACCCTGGAAAGAGCCCTCAGCCATCATCTCTACAGCGATACGGAAGGGTTTACGCTGACGCTTTACTTTGGCCGTACGCATATCGAACCCTTGCAGGATCTGGCCCGCCAGTTGTTTGAAGTGTTTCCGTGTCCGATTCTGTTAGTTGAATTCAAGCGAACTAACGGTTGGCACATCGAGGGCATCAAGTCGGGGTCGCTGCATAAGTTGCGCGATGACCAGGAAGACCAGTTCGCCAATGCCCTGGATGGTTTCAGCCGTAAAGTCTGGCGCCTCCCGCGCTCCCGTCAGGTGGCCCGTTACGACCTGGCGATCCTGCACGATCCCCAGGAAGCGCTGCCGCCGTCCAACGCCCGGGCGCTGGCCAATTTCGTGCGGGTCGGCAAAGGCATGGGCATCGACGTGGAGCTGATCGAGCGCAAGGACTACGCGCGGCTGGCCGAATACGACGGCCTGTTGATCCGCGAGACCACCAGCGTCGACAACCACACCTACCGCTTCGCCAAGAAGGCCGAGAGCGAAGGGCTGGTGGTGATGGACGACCCGGCGTCGATCCTGCGCTGCACCAACAAGGTTTACCTGACCGACCTGCTCGGCAGCCATCAGCTGGGCATGCCCGCCACGGAAATCCTCTACAAGGAGCGACCGGAAGATTTCGAACGGGTCGGCGAGCGCCTCGGCTTTCCGCTGGTGCTGAAGATCCCCGACGGCTGCTTCTCCCGTGGCGTGATCAAGGTCGAAAGCCAGCAGGCGCTGCTGGAGGCCACCGCCGAACTGTTCGAGCATTCGGTGCTGTTGCTCGCCCAGGAGTTCTTCTACACCGAATACGACTGGCGCATCGGCGTGCTCAACCGCAAGCCGATCTTTGCCTGCCAGTACTTCATGTCCAAGGGCCATTGGCAGATCTACAACCACAAGGCCAAGGGCCAGGACGTCAACGGCGAATGCCGCACGCTGCCGATCCACGAAGCGCCGAGGGCGGTGGTGGAGCTGGCGGTGAAGACGGCCAACCTGATCGGCGACGGGCTCTACGGCGTCGACCTCAAGCAGGCCGGCGACAAGGTGGTGGTCATTGAAGTCAACGACAACCCGAACCTGGATGCAGGCATCGAAGACGCCTATCTGCAGGACGATCTGTATTCGCTGGTGCTGGAGGAGTTCGTGCGGCGCCTGGAACTCAAGCGTCGCGGCCAGGCCTGGTGA